One genomic region from Xyrauchen texanus isolate HMW12.3.18 chromosome 4, RBS_HiC_50CHRs, whole genome shotgun sequence encodes:
- the LOC127642373 gene encoding hyaluronan and proteoglycan link protein 1-like isoform X1 gives MLALLFLVLLTTSLNLHVEAQDIGSRIKVYANRGDNITLPCHLEGQSDFSGTKIKWTKMENDSTETNVLISMGFHKKTYGNFQNRVYLLEANENDATLVLTDINLKDYGTYRCEVIVGLNDKIIEVDLELQGEDSLLFTGVVFPYSPRRGRYNLNFHDAEAACLEQDAVVASFEQLFEAWKGGLDWCNAGWLNDGTVQYPINNPREPCGGARASAGLRNYGQRDKSNSRYDVFCFTSALKGRFYYLILPKKQSYDEAVQACKNDGAEIAKVGHIYSAWKLLGYDRCDAGWLADGSVRYPISRPRRNCSPTEAAVRFIGFPDKKQKLYGVYCYKTQ, from the exons ATATAGGCTCAAGGATTAAGGTGTATGCCAACAGAGGTGACAATATTACTCTGCCTTGTCACCTCGAGGGTCAGTCCGATTTTTCCGGAACCAAAATCAAGTGGACCAAAATGGAAAATGACTCTACAGAAACCAATGTGCTTATCTCCATGGGCTTCCACAAGAAGACCTATGGGAATTTCCAAAATCGTGTTTACTTGTTGGAGGCAAATGAAAATGATGCCACCTTGGTTCTGACTGACATAAATCTGAAAGATTATGGCACCTACAGATGTGAGGTCATTGTTGGCTTGAATGACAAGATCATCGAAGTGGACCTTGAACTGCAAG GGGAAGATTCACTTTTATTCACAGGGGTTGTTTTCCCATACTCCCCTCGTCGGGGGCGTTACAACCTTAACTTCCATGATGCCGAGGCTGCATGCCTGGAGCAGGATGCGGTGGTTGCCTCCTTTGAGCAGCTGTTTGAGGCATGGAAAGGTGGCCTGGATTGGTGCAATGCTGGCTGGCTGAATGATGGAACTGTGCAGTATCCAATCAACAACCCCAGAGAGCCCTGCGGAGGCGCAAGGGCCTCAGCTGGACTGAGAAACTATGGTCAACGGGACAAGTCTAACAGTCGTTATGATGTTTTCTGCTTCACATCTGCCCTTAAAG GACGCTTCTACTACTTGATCCTACCAAAAAAGCAGTCGTATGATGAGGCTGTCCAGGCATGCAAGAATGATGGAGCTGAGATTGCAAAGGTGGGCCACATCTACTCTGCCTGGAAGCTGCTGGGATACGACCGTTGTGATGCCGGCTGGCTGGCCGATGGTAGCGTCCGTTACCCGATCTCCAGGCCCAGGAGGAACTGCAGTCCCACAGAGGCAGCCGTTCGCTTTATTGGTTTCCCTGACAAAAAGCAAAAGCTGTATGGTGTTTACTGCTACAAAACTCAGTAG
- the LOC127642373 gene encoding hyaluronan and proteoglycan link protein 1-like isoform X2, whose protein sequence is MLALLFLVLLTTSLNLHVEAQDIGSRIKVYANRGDNITLPCHLEGQSDFSGTKIKWTKMENDSTETNVLISMGFHKKTYGNFQNRVYLLEANENDATLVLTDINLKDYGTYRCEVIVGLNDKIIEVDLELQGVVFPYSPRRGRYNLNFHDAEAACLEQDAVVASFEQLFEAWKGGLDWCNAGWLNDGTVQYPINNPREPCGGARASAGLRNYGQRDKSNSRYDVFCFTSALKGRFYYLILPKKQSYDEAVQACKNDGAEIAKVGHIYSAWKLLGYDRCDAGWLADGSVRYPISRPRRNCSPTEAAVRFIGFPDKKQKLYGVYCYKTQ, encoded by the exons ATATAGGCTCAAGGATTAAGGTGTATGCCAACAGAGGTGACAATATTACTCTGCCTTGTCACCTCGAGGGTCAGTCCGATTTTTCCGGAACCAAAATCAAGTGGACCAAAATGGAAAATGACTCTACAGAAACCAATGTGCTTATCTCCATGGGCTTCCACAAGAAGACCTATGGGAATTTCCAAAATCGTGTTTACTTGTTGGAGGCAAATGAAAATGATGCCACCTTGGTTCTGACTGACATAAATCTGAAAGATTATGGCACCTACAGATGTGAGGTCATTGTTGGCTTGAATGACAAGATCATCGAAGTGGACCTTGAACTGCAAG GGGTTGTTTTCCCATACTCCCCTCGTCGGGGGCGTTACAACCTTAACTTCCATGATGCCGAGGCTGCATGCCTGGAGCAGGATGCGGTGGTTGCCTCCTTTGAGCAGCTGTTTGAGGCATGGAAAGGTGGCCTGGATTGGTGCAATGCTGGCTGGCTGAATGATGGAACTGTGCAGTATCCAATCAACAACCCCAGAGAGCCCTGCGGAGGCGCAAGGGCCTCAGCTGGACTGAGAAACTATGGTCAACGGGACAAGTCTAACAGTCGTTATGATGTTTTCTGCTTCACATCTGCCCTTAAAG GACGCTTCTACTACTTGATCCTACCAAAAAAGCAGTCGTATGATGAGGCTGTCCAGGCATGCAAGAATGATGGAGCTGAGATTGCAAAGGTGGGCCACATCTACTCTGCCTGGAAGCTGCTGGGATACGACCGTTGTGATGCCGGCTGGCTGGCCGATGGTAGCGTCCGTTACCCGATCTCCAGGCCCAGGAGGAACTGCAGTCCCACAGAGGCAGCCGTTCGCTTTATTGGTTTCCCTGACAAAAAGCAAAAGCTGTATGGTGTTTACTGCTACAAAACTCAGTAG